The genomic segment ctaccagtccttaggcccctgatgtgggtaggtgaagaccttgcTTAACAGGCAAATcgttgtcaaacatcaaacacccacctctccaccgcacagctgaactggttggagtctgccaacaagggcctattctccgaaaataggcccacacaggtccatacagaagggaaaggtgctcaaaggcGATGGAtggtttatacctggacaggagctgcctctgtcctgagctcccccaggtaGTGGAgacagcaaattatcttttcccccaattgcaaatttttttccttccctaaggccgagagaatggctctaggtgttcaAGAGTGCCTACCTGagacccagggaattcagccactgaagctggcttgggggtggggggacaaggtaaaatatacacaagaacTTAGCTTTTGCTtaaagtgctgttcttctctggatgcggaggtgtgaataggctgtgtaactggctgcttctccctgaggaaactgcggctgaacactagtaccagcctgccaccatctctttgggaatggttcctgagggctccccgtgattcagatccggtactcctctccacttctgaatggtctcttcctccccttgccccctCAATTCATTTCTAAGCttccctttgaagctcagggctcccagcttgtcacaaatatactcatttcacttgtttttttggctCTTTATTGTAAAGGgggctcaccagaagcgtctgtccattccgccatcttggcttcgcCTTAATAGGGTTTTTAAGAGctattagaagtgaggatggcaagactttttctcacatactttgggcatgttatcaggagggactagtccctgtagGATGACATAATGctttgtaaagtggagggtcagtgaaaaaaggaagacccttaacaagaaaactgacacagtgggtatgagatgggctcaagcacagcaaagatTGAGAGAATGGTAGAGGACCTAGCAGTACTTTGTTTTGTCTACATAGTGTAACTGTGATTTGGAAGTGATTCCATGGcccctaccaacaacaacatgacctttcagaagcaggggTGCCTCCGAGTGGGTTTTAACCTCCAATGTTTATGGTTACTAGCTGAGTATGTGACTATTTGTGTCACTCACGGACCACTATATAATATACCTACAGtttaatattaaatttttttgtttttttaatattaatgtagtttttaaaaaatatacatcttGGTTTAATGTGAAATAAGGAAGAGTCTGTTTAATATTAatgtagttttttaaaaaaaggaatcttGGTTTAATGTAAAACAAACAGATGTATGTATTACTTCTAGAGCccaatgttttaatttttacatgGCTTTCTCCCCTGaaattgtcttttcttttttcctcaagTGATGGTTACTAGGGAAACGTGAAGAAAATGTTATATGGAGTGTTAAAATTTATGGAATACATCCCAAATCTTTTCAGTCCAGTActcccagggtttccatggtgatAGAAGAATACAGGTTGTTAAGAAGTTTGTGATGAAAAGAATGTGGACATTGATccattagaaaataaatacagGTGAAAAGAAAGATCAGATATGCCGCAAGTAACACAAAAGGTAAAGTGGCTATAATTATTTttcctaaaattttaatttagatGCATTTTGTAAAGGTATTCATTCCAGTAGTAGTTACAATCTTTCAGTATCAAAGGTCTAAGTTCTGAGCTTCAAAGTCCTCGTTTGTAAAATGGAATTAATAATTGTTAACTTGCAGTGTCCTAGAATGTATTGAAATAATTTTTACTAAACATCTGTTCTGTGTCAGATATTGAACTGTGaactttctttaaatttttctggtagaagaaaacaaaagatgagtCTAGAAAcagtggtttttaattttttttttctgtttcattttgttgcaccTGAGTTTGTTATTTTCCCCTAGTAGGGGCATATAAGGTGGTGTGGCTCGAGGGATGATTCTGTGGTATACTCACTGTATGAGGGAGAAATcactcttttttaaaaaggtgaTAGACAAATCTATAGAGCTATCTTTATCTATGAATTTAGAAGCATTCTTTTTTATAATCTAAAcatctccttggaagccctggtggcttagtggttaagtcctaccactgctaaccaagggggtaggcagttcaaatccaccaggcgcccctgggaaactctatggggcagatctactctgcgtAGAACCGACTCAACGGGACTGGGCTGGGTTGGGTTGTTGGCTAAACATGTCTTAAccaacataataataaaaattaaagaattgtTTACTTATTATTTCATTAAATCTAACTTGTGGAATTTCATCAAAATAGATCAATTCTTTCAAACATGTCTTAAAGTCAATGATTTGGAAAATACAGTAAAAGCATTCATTAAGAAGATAAATGATGACCTTCATCCTTGTGGTCGTATGGTCTGTATAGCTTTCCTGAAAGCCTCTTTGACGTCTTTGTTCCTCACACTGTAGATGAGAGGGTTGAGCAATGGGTTCACTACAGTATAGAACAGAGCAGCCACTTTGTCTCTTTCCAGGGAGTAGGTAGAACTAGGCCTTGAATACATGAAGAGTAAGGATCCATAGAAGAGCATGACTGAGATCAGGTGGGAAGCACAGGTTGAGAAGGCTTTGCACCTTCCTGTGGCCGAGCGGATTCTCACGATAGCCAGCAAGATGTTGAAATAAGAAATCAAGATGACAAGAATGCTGGAGAGGACTGTGAAGCCCACCACACCCAGGAGCACTTTTTCATAGACCTTTGTGTCAGTACAGGACATTTTTACCAATGGTGGTGCATCACAGAAGAAGTGGTCAATGATATTCTTACCACAAAAACTCAGGCGGAAAGTGTTGGCAGTATGGGCTATGGCATTCAAGAACCCTCCAATGTAGGAGCCAGCAACTAGCCCAGTACAGAGAGAACTGGACATGGTACCTGAATAGAGTAAGGGGTTACAAATTGCCACTTGGCGGTCATACGCCATGGCTGCTAGGAGATAGCACTCAGTGTAGGCTAGAAAGCAGGCAAAGAACATCTGGGCTGCACAGCCAGCCAAGGAAATACGCTTATCTTCTGAGACACAATTAACTAGGATTTTGGGGGTATACACAGAGATGTACCAGAAATCTAGGAAAGACAGATTGCCTATGAAAAAGTACATAGGTGTGTGAAGACGGGAGTTAATCCGGATTAAGATAACCAAAATCATGTTCCCTGACAAAGCTACCAAATACAGCAACAGAAATATTCCAAACAGAATCAGCTGCAACCGGGTGTCTGTTGAGAAGCACATCAAGATGAATTCAGTCAGGATCGTGCGATTTCCCACTTCCATGTCCACAGAGGTGAAAGTCTGTTTAAagttatgaggaaaaaaaaaaaaaaaaacagtaatttttCTATTGTAAGAAGTAAATGAGAATATCAATTAAGGTACCACAATAAAAACATTACTGAATTTGGGCTGATATCCCAGTAACCAACTGGCTATCCATGGCTCTAATTGCAGTGAGGGAAAGCTGAATCCAAGAGAGGGCTGCAATTTATTTCAATGTTTAAAACTTTCACTTTTGGCCTGAGCCCAGGTCAGCATTGTAACTGGAATGCCATACCAAGACCCTAGCTCAAGTTCTACTGTTCTTGCTTATTAAGAATTGAGGCATGGGCGTACTCATTTTTCAAATATAGCCGATGATATTCATAAAGGACGTGACTTGATTAAAGACACTATGGAAAAAAGCAGCTAGGGTCCTGAAAACTATTCCATTTCTCTATCTATTAGTACATAATGGATCTCTAAAactctggtggcattgtggttaagtgctacggctgctaaccaaagggtcagcagttcaaattcaccaggtactccttggaaactctatggagcagttctactctgttttatagggtcaatatgaatcagaatcaacagcaacaggtttagtttggctTTGGTACCCATTAGCACATAAAATACAGATGCTTTAGCCTTATACCTGAGGTTCTCCAAAGGCTGGATTAAATCTGCCTTCCCAACATCCTTTCTGGCTGCTTGTCTTTATCCACACAAGACTTCAATAAAACTAGATCACTTTCGTGATCTCTTTCCCCATAATAATCTCATACAGACTACCAGCTTCACAGGTAGATTTATTATGTTGTGTTGCCATCCATATGTTTAATATAATATTATTTCTGAATCTGCTTAAGTTTGAATACATGTTGCCTTGGCTGAAATGTGATTAATGTATGTTTAATGTATAAAAAAGTTTTACTGTAGTCACCATTTCAAAGGTTATTCTGAACTTTCTCTGCAACGTTATCATTTGTTTATACAAGGAAACATATCTGGgactcagtggcatcactagggttggtgtcacccaatgCAACAACTCATGGTGTCAACCCCCTCATGGACCTCCTCTCATACCAGACCATATATAATTCTTGATAATGTTTTTTGTAGTAATATTACTTGTAAATCATAATTCTCTGATATTACTCCttcttttctttaattactacttcgttctcaaaaaagttattgatataggtccaCAAATActgattaccacaatattgtagctaagtcaccagaaaatttaacaaaatcggcaacaataaaaacactggcagcaaagaAAACAGCACGTGGTTGTGGTGTGTGTAGGGGAAACCACgtattggaaatgtcatagtaattgggtaataatggtAGCTCTGACTTGAGGGCATTAGAAAGttcaaaagtaaattagcatagaattttagtcttgtaggtatattgatacatgtaaactgggcttaaggaaatagtttttgttgtttccAACAACAAAATATCCCTGTTTCCAACAGTGATAtttgtataaaaaataataaatttctgctaaaacactgcacaaaaattttatagacagtcttTCTGGTGAcactccctctgacagtgtcacctagAGCAGTTCAAACTCCCATACGACTGTAGTGACACCACTGCTGGGACTTattaaatgcatttttaattCAATGTAATGTGGCTTAAAATGGAAAAATCTGGATGGAATCAATTACTATAGtccatgttgttttctttttagagGTAAATTAGTAATAAAATAAACCTTCTGGTCTACTGCTCAAAAAGTCTTCTCAGAAGAGATATTGAAAAGAGAtccaaaaacaaacaatcaaaaaaattgACAATGTTGAGTGTGACAGCAGTCCCTCGTAGTGGTAAGGAGAGAGAGCAGTTCCATAAGAAGAAAGAGTAAGTATCCAAGCGCTTGCAAGGGAGAGAACCTGGTGAGTTCAAGGAACTGAGAAAGGGTAAAGAAAGATGGTGTGGAGCAAGGTACTGGCAGATGAGCCACAGACGTCACAAAATCACAAAGCTTATTGGAAGCCATATTAAGAATTTTGGCCTTTAAGCCAGCACAAATGGAAGCCACTGACATTATGAGGCAGTGTaggtgtcaaggattgaattgtgtcaccccaaaatatctgtcaacttggctaggtcatgattcccttatatgattgtatgattatctacatTTTATctcctgatgtgatttccctatatgttataaattctatcacaatgatgtaataagatgggttacagacaattatactgatgagacctacaagattaggcagtgtcttaagccaatctcttttgagatacaaaagaaagaagcgagcagagagataggggaacctcataccaccaagggagcagagccaggagcaaagcacttattttggacctgaggttcctgtgctgagatactcCTAGAAAAAGTGAAGACTGacgacaagaaccttcctccagagccaacagagagagaaaggcttcccctggagctgatcccTTGAATTCCGACTTCTGGCCTACtgaactgtgatagaataaatatctctttgttaaagccatccacttgtggtatttcacttatagcagcactagatgactaagacagtaggtaTATGGCTTTTATTGTGCTACACTTTATTCCACTTCACAGACATTGCATTTTTCACAAATTGAAGGATTGTGACAACCCTGACTGCATGAAGCAAGGCTATTGGtgtcatttttccaacagcaagCGCTCATTTCATGTTTCCGAGTCACATTTCAGTAAttttcacaatatttcaaactttttcattattattatatctgttatggtgatctgtgatcagtgatcgtTGATGTTAttactgtaattgttttggggcactgCGAACAGCACCCACGTAAGATGGGGAACTTAATGGATAAATGTGGTGTGTGCTCTGACTGCTCCAATGACTGGCCATTCCCtgtgtctctccctctccttgggcctcTCTATTCCATGAGAcgcaacaatattgaaattaggccaattaatgaTCTTACAATGACCATCTGCAATGGATTCTAAGTGTTCAACTGGAAGGAAGAGTTGCATGTCTcccactttaaatcaaaagctagaaatgatcaAGCTTTGGGAAGAAGGCGTGTCAACAGGCTAGATAAGCCAAAAGTTAGGCTTCTTGCACCATTTAGCCAAATTGTAAATGCAAAGGAaatgttcttgaaggaaattaaaagtgctacaccagtgaacacacgaatgataagaaagtgaaacagcctaTTGCTgacatggagaaagttttagtggtctggatagaagatcaaatcaGTCACaatattcccttaagccaaaaccTAATCCAGAAGAAGGTCCTAACTGTcgtcaattctatgaaggctgagagatgTGAGGAAGCTGCCGAAGAAAAGTCTGAagttagcagaggttggttcatgagattTAAGGAAAGAAACCATCTCAATAACATAAAAATGCAAGATTaagcaagtgctgatgtagatGCTGCAGCGAGTTATCCATAAAATCTAGCTAaaataattgatgaaggtggaaCAACAAACAAtagattttcagtgtagacaaaacagccttatattggaaaagatgccatctaggactttcatagctacaGAGGAGAcatcaatgcctggcttcaaagcttcaaagaacaggttgactctcttgttaggggctaatgtgGGTGGTGACTTTAaattgaagccagtgctcatttaccattctgaaaatcctagggctcTTAAAAAATTacgctaaatctactctgcccatgctctataaatggaataaCAAAGCCTGGGTGACAGCACATCTATTCACAAcgtggtttactgaatattttaagtccactgttgagacctacagctcagaaaaaaagattccttttacCATATTACTGTTTATTGACAATGAacctggtcacccaagaactctgatggagatgtacaaggagattaatgttgttttcatgcctactAATACAACatacattctgcagcccatgcaTGAAGGATTAcatttgactttcaagtcttattatttaggACTATAGCTATCATagacagtgattcctctgatgcaacttggcaaagtaaattgaaaccttctggaaaggattcaccattctaggtGTCATTAATAACATTTTTGATTCATGGGAGGCAGTCAAAATATTAATACTAATGGGAGTTTGGGAGAGGTTGATTTCAACCCTCATGGACAGCTTTGAGAGGTTCAAGACTTGAGTggagaagtaactgcagatgtggtggaaatagcaagagaacgaGAGTTACGAGTGGAACCTGAAGATGTGGCTGAATGAATTACTGCAATCTCATAATAAAACCTTGATGGATGAGGAACTGCTTCTTAAGGATGTGCAAAGAGAGTGATTTTTTTGAGATGGACTGGACTCCTGGTAAAGATGTTGCGAATATTGTTAAAATGACAATAAAgggtttagaatattacataaacttagttgataaagtagTAGCAGATTCTGAaaggactgactccaattttgaaagaagttctactgtgggtaaaatgctatcaaacagcattgcatactacagagaaatctttgatgaaaggaagagtcaatagatgcagcaaacttcattgacttattttaagaaattgccacagccaccccaatcTTCAGCACCGCCACTGTAATCAGTCAGTAGCCATCAACATCAAGAGACTTTGATGCTTCTCTTAATCAGTTTGGAATGCTGCCACCACCATGTG from the Loxodonta africana isolate mLoxAfr1 chromosome 7, mLoxAfr1.hap2, whole genome shotgun sequence genome contains:
- the LOC100668397 gene encoding olfactory receptor 9G4-like — protein: MEVGNRTILTEFILMCFSTDTRLQLILFGIFLLLYLVALSGNMILVILIRINSRLHTPMYFFIGNLSFLDFWYISVYTPKILVNCVSEDKRISLAGCAAQMFFACFLAYTECYLLAAMAYDRQVAICNPLLYSGTMSSSLCTGLVAGSYIGGFLNAIAHTANTFRLSFCGKNIIDHFFCDAPPLVKMSCTDTKVYEKVLLGVVGFTVLSSILVILISYFNILLAIVRIRSATGRCKAFSTCASHLISVMLFYGSLLFMYSRPSSTYSLERDKVAALFYTVVNPLLNPLIYSVRNKDVKEAFRKAIQTIRPQG